A region of Pseudorasbora parva isolate DD20220531a chromosome 14, ASM2467924v1, whole genome shotgun sequence DNA encodes the following proteins:
- the LOC137039443 gene encoding CD48 antigen-like has translation MLRNTFPVCFYLLMLCLEVVFDADEVKSVSVTEGDSVTLNTDVTEVQRDDQILWVFGPQETRIAEIHRQNIHIDDSNTAFEKKLQIDNQTGSLTIRNISSEHTGLYKLTVISRGTSYKRFNVNVYTPLPAPVITSNSSNCPVSRCSLVCSAVNVSHVTLSWFKGNSLLSNISVSDLSISLSLPLEVEYQDKNTYSCVLNNPIRNQTTHLDITLLCHTCTEPPSGNIYFFIPAILLVGLAGVMYFLYRKYKRTEQKDTVETAQTEGEEVQYAETVFFKQNGQKRKPKETEEMIYSSVVT, from the exons ATGTTGAGGAATACTTTCCCAGTTTGCTTTTATCTGCTCATGCTGTGTTTGGAAG TTGTGTTTGATGCTGATGAAGTGAAGTCAGTGTCAGTGACTGAAGGAGATTCTGTCACTCTAAACACTGATGTAACTGAAGTACAGAGAGATGATCAGATTCTGTGGGTGTTTGGACCTCAAGAGACTCGTATCGCTGAAATCCACAGACAGAACATCCATATAGATGACAGTAATACAGCATTTGAGAAAAAACTTCAGATTGACAAtcagactggatctctgaccatcagaAACATCAGCTCTGAACACACTGGACTTTATAAACTAACCGTCATCAGCAGAGGAACTTCATACAAGAGATTCAACGTTAATGTATACA CTCCTCTGCCTGCTCCTGTCATTACTAGTAACTCTTCAAACTGTCCAGTGTCCAGATGTTCGCTGGTGTGTTCAGCTGTGAAtgtgagtcatgtgactctctcctggttcaaaggaaacagtttattgtccaacatcagtgtgtctgatctcagcatcagtctctctctacctctggaggtggaatatcaggataaaaacacctacagctgtgtgCTCAACAATCCTATCAGAAACCAGACCACACATCTGGACATCACGCTACTTTGTCACACATGTACAG AACCTCCCTCTGGAAACATATACTTTTTTATTCCTGCTATACTTCTGGTTGGACTTGCTGGTGTGATGTACTTTCTGTACAGGAAGTACAAAAGAACGGAACAAAAAG ATACAGTGGAAACAGCTCAGACAGAAGGAGAAGAGGTTCAATATGCTgaaacagtattttttaaacaaaatggacaaaaaagg AAACCTAAAGAGACAGAGGAAATGATATACTCCAGCGTCGTCACATGA
- the LOC137039750 gene encoding CD48 antigen-like produces MLTYMCRLILLFICVEVVFDADEVKSVSVTEGDSVTLNTDVTEVQRDDQILWVFGPQETRIAEIHRQNIHIDDSNTAFEKKLQIDNQTGSLTIRNIRSEHTGLYKLTVISRGTSYKRFNVNVYAPLPAPVITSNSSNCPVSRCSLVCSAVNVSHVTLSWFKGNSLLSNISVSDLSISLSLPLEVEYQDKNTYSCVLNNPISNQTTHLNITLICAGLPKLYSQIFILRV; encoded by the exons ATGCTCACATACATGTGCCGTTTAATTCTGCTCTTTATTTGTGTGGAAG TTGTGTTTGATGCTGATGAAGTGAAGTCAGTGTCAGTGACTGAAGGAGATTCTGTCACTCTAAACACTGATGTAACTGAAGTACAGAGAGATGATCAGATTCTGTGGGTGTTTGGACCTCAAGAGACTCGTATCGCTGAAATCCACAGACAGAACATCCATATAGATGACAGTAATACAGCATTTGAGAAAAAACTTCAGATTGACAAtcagactggatctctgaccatcagaAACATCAGATCTGAACACACTGGACTTTATAAACTAACCGTCATCAGCAGAGGAACTTCATACAAGAGATTCAACGTTAATGTCTATG CTCCTCTGCCTGCTCCTGTCATTACTAGTAACTCTTCAAACTGTCCAGTGTCCAGATGTTCACTGGTGTGTTCAGCTGTGAAtgtgagtcatgtgactctctcctggttcaaaggaaacagtttattgtccaacatcagtgtgtctgatctcagcattagtctctctctacctctggaggtggaatatcaggataaaaacacctacagctgtgtgCTCAACAATCCCATCAGCAACCAGACCACACATCTCAACATCACGCTAATCTGTGCAGGTTTGCCT AAGCTGTACAGTCAAATCTTCATTCTGAGAGTGTGA